The Ardenticatenales bacterium sequence ATCATTGACGCGCCAGCGCACATTCCAGAGGTGCATGATGGGGAGGATAGCGCCATGTTATTCCAGTTTATCCGCTTGATAGAGCGTTTCTTCGGGCAAGAGCTGGACGTCTCCGCGTCCGCCATACGCACTCTGGACGAGGACGGGCGGCTCCAATACCTGTTGCAGCGCTTAATTCGGGCGCGACTGCTACCGGCGGAAGCGGGCGCAGAACAGGCGCGCGGCTTCCTGGACGTCATCCGCGCTCAGGAACAGGCAGGCAAAGCGTACGTGCAAGAAGACGTTTATCCCACGCGCATGGCGCTTATCCGCGCTCAGCAGCTTCATCCCGACGACGCCACCCTCCTGGCAGACACACCCGGCTGCAAGAGTTGGGGGTGGCAGTCGTACGCGGCTGGCCCTGTGGAAACTTTTTTCGTGCCTGGCGACCACGTGACCATGATGGCCGAGCCGCACGTTCAGACCCTGGCCAGAACCATAAACGCTGTTCTGGCCGCAAGCAGCTAGATTGGTTCAATCTGTGAGATTGAACCAATCTAGCTAATTCCCGCAGGTTCAATGACGAGGAGATTATGTTTTCGGAAAGAATGAGGACTTTTTTTGTAGTCTGGTTCGGACAGATGATTTCTATCACCGGGTCCGGCCTGACCTACTTCGCGCTGGGGGTTCGTGTATTTCAAGACACGGGCAGCGTCACCCAATACGCCTTTATCCTGGTATTTACGGTGCTCCCGCGTCTGTTCATTGGCCCAATTGGCGGCGTCCTGACAGATCGCTGGAATCGTCGTCACGTGATGATCATTAGCGACGTGGGGGCTGGTCTGGCCACGGTGGCCATTCTGGTTCTGTCTGCCACGAACAATCTGCAAATATGGCACATCTACGTGGCGACTGCCGTGAATTCTGCATTTGCTGCTTTTCAATTGCCGGCATACCTGGCCGCCTCCACCCAGTTAGTGCCCAAGGATCGTATTGAGCAAGCTGCCGGCATGGTCCAGCTAGGTGAAGCCACAACCATCATCGCGCCCCTGTTTGCCGGTTTCTTGCTGCCCGTCGTGGGTCTGAACGGCATCCTGGCCATCGATTTTGGCACCTTTCTGTTCGCCTTGATCACCCTCTTGCTGGTACGTTTTCCCAATGTCGCGGCCACCGCAGCCGGGAGCGCCGCCAGGAGCGGCATTGTGGGCGAGATAATTCACGCCTGGCGACATCTGGCGGCAAAACCAGGGTTGATGGCGCTGCTCGGATTCTTTGCCGTGAGCAACTTCCTGGTAGGCAGTGTAGAAGTGCTTGTAACCCCGTTGATTCTGATCCTGGCTGATGAGCGCACGTTGGGCGTCATACTGTTTGCCGGCGGCATTGGCGTCCTCGTGGGCAGTATCGTCATGAGCGTTTGGGCCGGGCCGAGTCGCCGCATGTACACTATTTTTGGCGCCATGTTTCTGTCCGGGTTTTGGATTGCGGTCGCCGGTTCTACCACATGGCTGCCATTGCTCATAATCAGCGCGTTTTTGATATTCCTGTGCCAACCGGCGATCCGCGCTACCAGCCAGGTGATTTTTCAGAAGAAGATCGAACTGGACTTGCAGGGGCGCGTCTTCTCGCTACGCGACGTGGTCGCTCAGGCGTCTTTCCCCGTGGCGCAACTGCTGGCCGGTCCATTGACTGATGATTTCTTTGAACCATTGATGGCCGCGGACGGTCGGCTGGCGGGAACTGTGGGCAGAATAATCGGTGTTGGTCCTGGTCGTGGAATTGGGCTGGGGTTTATCGTCATGGGTGCTTTGACCATGATCGTGACCCTCATTGCCTTGAACTACGCGCCGTTGCGCCTGGTTGAAGATCGGATTCCTGATGTTGTCAGTGCGGAAAGCCCGGCTCGTGGTCCCGCTGTGAGCACCCCAGAAACGTCCCAGGTGGTTGGGTCGTAACTGCGCGAGAGGAGGGATGCCGGCATAAACCTGTTTGTCCGGCGTAAACGGCAAGGAGCAGGGTTCGTCCTGTGATACCCGGGCCGTTTACGTAGATCAATCATACTCTTCATGTTCTCTCAAAGGAGGAAAAATAGATGACGAATAACAACTCATTGTACAAACTGGGCGCGATTTGTTCGATTGGTGCCGGCATGTCATACCTGGCATTCACGGCTTTTAACATCGTTGATCCCATCCTCAGCGCCGGAAGAGCGGGAACGGGGACGCCACAAATGATGTTGGCCATGATTGCGGAGGGCGGAACAGCCCATTATCTCTTCCACATCGCCTTTGCCTTGACGGGTCTGTTTCTGCTGGGCGTCATTCCCGGCATCCAGCGCCTGCTAGGAAAAGAAGCGGAAGGTTGGGTCATGATGGCCTCTATTCTAGGGTACCTGGCATTCGGCGTTACCGCGCTCACACACCTGGCGGAACCCCAATACGAAGTTATCTGGGCGAAGGCATTTGCCACCGGCGACGCTGCTACACAGGCGGCCCTAATGCAGATCATGCAAGTGTCCGATATTGATCCGTTGGGATGGTTTATGACGGCTGCTGCCGGCATCTGGTTCTTCACCGTGCATTGGGTCGCTCTGCGCCAGAACGCGTGGCCCCGCACCCTGGCCTATCTGGGCCTGGCCGCAGGTTTCGTCTACTGGGGACTCTTCTTTGGTCGCCTACTGCAAATCACGGCGCTGGCCGATATTGCCGGCCTTCTGGGCGGCGCAATCATCGGCCCTATCGTCACCATCTGGTTGGGATTGGAACTAAACAAGAAATCCGGCGCCGCAGCCACCACCACCCCAGAAACGCGCCGACCGTCAACAGCGATTGAAGCCAGGTTGAAGCCCAAATAGCTGGCCCACGGCGACCAATCCGCCTTACAACCGGACATCCAGACCTGCGGCGGAGGGGCATCTGCCAGCACCTTTCTCGACGATTGGTTCATTCTTAGAGAATGAACCAATCTGAAAATCAGTTGTAACTATTCACGTCTCCGAGAGATTGGACCAATTTTGTAGACATCAATAAGATTCAACCAGAGCAAATTGGTCCAATCTGGGCAGATGACCTGTATAGTCACAATCAGTTAACATCAAGGAGTTCCCATGTCAAAAATAGCAAAATGGGGTGTTGGAATTGTCGCCCTGCTGGTTGTCATAATCGTTGCCCTGATCAAAACGAGAACCATCCCCATTGTCCTTTCAGGCGCAAGCATACCTGATTTCGAGGTCATGTCGCTGGAAGGGGACATCGTCCGCAGCAGCGACTTGCGCGGGCAACCCATGGTCTTGATCCTGGGC is a genomic window containing:
- a CDS encoding MFS transporter; this translates as MRTFFVVWFGQMISITGSGLTYFALGVRVFQDTGSVTQYAFILVFTVLPRLFIGPIGGVLTDRWNRRHVMIISDVGAGLATVAILVLSATNNLQIWHIYVATAVNSAFAAFQLPAYLAASTQLVPKDRIEQAAGMVQLGEATTIIAPLFAGFLLPVVGLNGILAIDFGTFLFALITLLLVRFPNVAATAAGSAARSGIVGEIIHAWRHLAAKPGLMALLGFFAVSNFLVGSVEVLVTPLILILADERTLGVILFAGGIGVLVGSIVMSVWAGPSRRMYTIFGAMFLSGFWIAVAGSTTWLPLLIISAFLIFLCQPAIRATSQVIFQKKIELDLQGRVFSLRDVVAQASFPVAQLLAGPLTDDFFEPLMAADGRLAGTVGRIIGVGPGRGIGLGFIVMGALTMIVTLIALNYAPLRLVEDRIPDVVSAESPARGPAVSTPETSQVVGS
- a CDS encoding DUF4386 family protein; translated protein: MTNNNSLYKLGAICSIGAGMSYLAFTAFNIVDPILSAGRAGTGTPQMMLAMIAEGGTAHYLFHIAFALTGLFLLGVIPGIQRLLGKEAEGWVMMASILGYLAFGVTALTHLAEPQYEVIWAKAFATGDAATQAALMQIMQVSDIDPLGWFMTAAAGIWFFTVHWVALRQNAWPRTLAYLGLAAGFVYWGLFFGRLLQITALADIAGLLGGAIIGPIVTIWLGLELNKKSGAAATTTPETRRPSTAIEARLKPK